From the Solanum pennellii chromosome 4, SPENNV200 genome, one window contains:
- the LOC107015882 gene encoding uncharacterized protein LOC107015882, whose product MELVDQSESSPLVPPSVITDTSEIDLEAGSSEQIQCRICLETDGRDFIAPCKCKGTSKFVHRECLDHWRAVKEGFAFSHCTTCKAPYYLRVHVPTDRKWRTLKFRFFVTRDILFIFLAVQLVIALLGYLVYLIDTHHKSWLRFTWGFDSELSFYYLCGALLFFALLGLSGCFITCYDRRVRNDLAQPCRELCLCCCHPGMCADCHLPGTLCMWTDCTTCFESCAGAASECGGCLGGAGEAGLPLVLIMALIVLGLFTVIGIFYSVLVATMVGQRIWQRHYHILAKRMLTKEYVVEDVDGEVNGNDWSPPALPPEHVQQLKSLGLM is encoded by the exons atggaattGGTTGATCAGTCTGAATCTTCTCCTTTGGTTCCTCCTTCTGTGATCACTGACACAAGTGAGATCGATCTTGAAGCTGGTTCTAGTGAACAGATTCAGTGTAGGATTTGTCTTGAGACTGATG gTAGGGATTTTATTGCACCTTGCAAGTGTAAAGGTACATCAAAGTTTGTTCATCGGGAATGCCTGGATCATTGGCGTGCAGTGAAa GAAGGATTTGCTTTTTCCCATTGCACAACTTGCAAAGCTCCCTATTACTTGAGAGTTCATGTTCCCACTGATAGAAAGTGGCGAACTTTGAAGTTCCGATTCTTTGTGACCAGAGATATTTTGTTCATCTTTCTCGCAGTTCAGCTT GTTATAGCCTTGCTGGGATATTTAGTTTACTTGATTGACACCCACCATAAGTCTTGGTTGCGTTTTACTTGGGGGTTTGATAGCGAACTAAGCTTCTACTATCTATGCG GGGCACTTTTATTTTTCGCTCTGCTAGGCTTATCTGGTTGCTTCATCACCTGTTATGATCGAAGAGTGCGCAATGATTTGGCTCAACCCTGCCGCGAACTATGCCTTTGCTGTTGTCATCCTGG AATGTGTGCAGACTGTCATTTGCCTGGTACACTTTGTATGTGGACTGATTGCACAACATGCTTTGAAAGTTGTGCTGGTGCGGCCAGTGAATGTGGAGGTTGCTTAGGAGGTGCCGGTGAAGCTGGGTTGCCGCTAGTACTTATAATGGCTTTAATTGTGCTAGGACTATTTACCGTCATCGGCATATTTTATAGTGTTTTGGTTGCTACAATGGTTGGACAGAGAATATGGCAGAGGCATTACCATATACTTGCAAAAAGAATGTTGACAAAG GAATATGTTGTGGAGGATGTCGATGGTGAGGTCAACGGAAATGATTGGTCTCCGCCAGCTCTGCCACCAGAGCATGTTCAGCAGCTGAAATCACTTGGACTTATGTAA